A part of Bacillus rossius redtenbacheri isolate Brsri chromosome 1, Brsri_v3, whole genome shotgun sequence genomic DNA contains:
- the LOC134532210 gene encoding activating signal cointegrator 1 complex subunit 1 isoform X2 codes for MNLMGSWSHLRFLLKGDGCDNSEPAELYELETTEAGRVRTTFHVASTFFPFIVGAKGTTRRRLENETKTQIRIPRQNQKGSIVITGESANGVRAARRRINLIVSGARLKQSFTHFFTIPMTSPNIREGFLKFKEIVLDCHNARGIEPSIFQNPDKLHLTLATMVLSDEVERNHAAQVLQKCNEEVVRPIVGYDPLKLRMRGVEYMNDDPAEVDVLFGKVEVVDGSPILQSLADGIVDYFSSAGLLQKQYSQVKLHVTLMNTLFRHSSEDTPECEVPKNKLKSRETFNATEILKAFEDFEFGVQVVNTIHLSQRYTTSSSGYYKSTAVIEF; via the exons ATGAATCTCATGGGAAGTTGGAGTCATCTCAGGTTTCTGCTGAAAG GTGACGGCTGTGATAATTCAGAACCAGCAGAGCTGTATGAGCTGGAGACGACAGAGGCTGGAAGAGTACGCACAACTTTTCACGTCGCAAG CACCTTTTTCCCCTTCATTGTTGGAGCGAAGGGGACCACTCGTCGACGCTtggaaaatgaaacaaagacTCAGATCCGGATCCCGAGGCAAAACCAAAAAGGAAGCATTG TTATAACTGGCGAGAGTGCAAATGGCGTGCGTGCAGCGCGAAGAAGAATTAACTTGATAGTCAGCGGGGCTCGTCTGAAGCAATCGTTCACTCATTTCTTCACCATACCCatgacaagtcctaacatcagaGAAGGTTTTCTGAAATTCAAG GAAATTGTTCTGGATTGCCACAACGCTCGCGGGATAGAGCCGTCCATATTCCAGAACCCTGACAAGCTCCACCTGACGTTGGCGACGATGGTGCTCTCGGACGAGGTGGAGCGGAACCACGCCGCCCAAGTCCTGCAGAAGTGCAACGAAGAAGTGGTCAG GCCGATCGTGGGGTACGACCCGCTGAAGCTACGCATGAGAGGAGTGGAGTACATGAACGATGACCCGGCAGAAGTGGACGTGTTGTTCGGCAAGGTGGAGGTGGTGGACGGCTCTCCCATCCTGCAGAGCCTGGCTGACGGCATCGTCGACTACTTCAGCAGCGCAG GTTTGTTACAGAAGCAGTACAGTCAAGTAAAACTCCACGTAACATTGATGAACACTTTATTTCGCCACAGTTCGGAAGACACACCAGAGTGCGAGGTGCCGAAAAACAAGTTAAAATCCAGAGAAACGTTCAATGCAACAGAAATCCTCAAG gcatttGAAGATTTCGAATTTGGTGTCCAAGTGGTAAACACCATACATTTGTCTCAAAGGTACACAACCTCTAGCTCAGGTTATTACAAATCAACAGCTGTTATTGAGTTTTAA
- the LOC134532210 gene encoding activating signal cointegrator 1 complex subunit 1 isoform X1, which produces MDVMKPDLYWIDRRCYRVPYLDQAIDKDVNEENDESFMADDLEYGDGCDNSEPAELYELETTEAGRVRTTFHVASTFFPFIVGAKGTTRRRLENETKTQIRIPRQNQKGSIVITGESANGVRAARRRINLIVSGARLKQSFTHFFTIPMTSPNIREGFLKFKEIVLDCHNARGIEPSIFQNPDKLHLTLATMVLSDEVERNHAAQVLQKCNEEVVRPIVGYDPLKLRMRGVEYMNDDPAEVDVLFGKVEVVDGSPILQSLADGIVDYFSSAGLLQKQYSQVKLHVTLMNTLFRHSSEDTPECEVPKNKLKSRETFNATEILKAFEDFEFGVQVVNTIHLSQRYTTSSSGYYKSTAVIEF; this is translated from the exons ATGGATGTTATGAAACCAGATCTCTACTGGATAGATAGACGATGCTACAGAGTACCATATTTAGATCAAGCTATTGATAAGGATGTGAATGAAGAAAATGATGAAAGTTTTATGGCAGATGATTTGGAATATG GTGACGGCTGTGATAATTCAGAACCAGCAGAGCTGTATGAGCTGGAGACGACAGAGGCTGGAAGAGTACGCACAACTTTTCACGTCGCAAG CACCTTTTTCCCCTTCATTGTTGGAGCGAAGGGGACCACTCGTCGACGCTtggaaaatgaaacaaagacTCAGATCCGGATCCCGAGGCAAAACCAAAAAGGAAGCATTG TTATAACTGGCGAGAGTGCAAATGGCGTGCGTGCAGCGCGAAGAAGAATTAACTTGATAGTCAGCGGGGCTCGTCTGAAGCAATCGTTCACTCATTTCTTCACCATACCCatgacaagtcctaacatcagaGAAGGTTTTCTGAAATTCAAG GAAATTGTTCTGGATTGCCACAACGCTCGCGGGATAGAGCCGTCCATATTCCAGAACCCTGACAAGCTCCACCTGACGTTGGCGACGATGGTGCTCTCGGACGAGGTGGAGCGGAACCACGCCGCCCAAGTCCTGCAGAAGTGCAACGAAGAAGTGGTCAG GCCGATCGTGGGGTACGACCCGCTGAAGCTACGCATGAGAGGAGTGGAGTACATGAACGATGACCCGGCAGAAGTGGACGTGTTGTTCGGCAAGGTGGAGGTGGTGGACGGCTCTCCCATCCTGCAGAGCCTGGCTGACGGCATCGTCGACTACTTCAGCAGCGCAG GTTTGTTACAGAAGCAGTACAGTCAAGTAAAACTCCACGTAACATTGATGAACACTTTATTTCGCCACAGTTCGGAAGACACACCAGAGTGCGAGGTGCCGAAAAACAAGTTAAAATCCAGAGAAACGTTCAATGCAACAGAAATCCTCAAG gcatttGAAGATTTCGAATTTGGTGTCCAAGTGGTAAACACCATACATTTGTCTCAAAGGTACACAACCTCTAGCTCAGGTTATTACAAATCAACAGCTGTTATTGAGTTTTAA